One window of the Labilibaculum sp. genome contains the following:
- a CDS encoding HAD family phosphatase yields MKKIDIFPSTKAFIFDLDGTLADTMPLHYEAWVKTAKIMNLEFSIDFLKSCAGMPSSKIIDLLNEKNNRTIDPQKFSDMKEEFFAKEMHKIKEITAVTDLVYKYHGKIPMAVGTGGKRNIASETMQLLGLDKYISILVSADDVENHKPEPDTFLKCAELMGISPENCQVFEDASLGFRAAEAAGMRVTDVTPFY; encoded by the coding sequence ATGAAAAAAATAGATATATTCCCAAGTACTAAAGCATTTATTTTTGATTTAGATGGAACCTTGGCTGACACCATGCCTTTACATTATGAAGCCTGGGTAAAAACAGCCAAAATCATGAACTTGGAATTTAGTATTGATTTTTTAAAAAGTTGTGCAGGAATGCCTTCTTCTAAAATTATCGATTTACTAAACGAGAAAAACAACCGTACTATTGATCCACAAAAATTCTCTGATATGAAAGAAGAATTTTTCGCGAAGGAGATGCACAAAATCAAAGAAATTACTGCCGTTACCGATTTGGTATACAAATATCATGGTAAAATACCAATGGCAGTAGGAACTGGTGGGAAACGCAACATTGCCTCTGAAACCATGCAACTTTTAGGTTTAGATAAATACATTTCTATTCTGGTAAGTGCTGATGATGTAGAAAATCACAAGCCGGAACCGGATACATTTTTAAAATGTGCTGAACTAATGGGAATTTCCCCTGAAAATTGCCAAGTATTTGAAGATGCAAGCTTAGGCTTTCGGGCCGCTGAAGCTGCAGGCATGAGAGTAACCGATGTCACTCCTTTTTATTAG
- the hcp gene encoding hydroxylamine reductase translates to MAMFCYQCQEAAKGTGCTIKGVCGKTDEVANIQDLLMYVMKGISVFSTKAREVGVENDKVNNFIMTGLFMTITNANFDKVKFVTAVREGLKLREEIKNQAEAAGVTFENLHHSATWFADKENDFDAKARVIGVLSTENEDVRSLRELLLYGLKGFAAYVEHAYNLGLEKAEMYAFMQKALQATTDDTLTADQLVALVMECGANGVTAMATLDEANTTAYGNPEITEVNIGVSDKPGILISGHDLKDMEELLKQTEGTGVDVYTHSEMLPANYYPAFKKYEHFVGNYGNAWWKQNEEFETFNGPILFTTNCIVPPTTKSTYQDKVYTTGASGFPGFKHITAGENGKKDFSEIIEVAKNCAAPTEIENGTIVGGFAHNQVMQLADKVVDAVKTGAIRKFFVMAGCDGRMKGRDYYTEFAAALPKDTVILTAGCAKYRYNKLELGDIGGIPRVLDAGQCNDSYSLAVIALKLKEVFELNDINDLPIAYNIAWYEQKAVIVLLALLSLGVKNIHLGPTLPAFLSPNVAKVLIDTFGIAGIGSVDEDMKMFLN, encoded by the coding sequence ATGGCTATGTTTTGTTATCAGTGTCAAGAGGCTGCAAAAGGAACAGGATGCACAATTAAAGGTGTTTGTGGAAAAACCGATGAGGTTGCAAACATTCAGGATTTGCTGATGTACGTGATGAAAGGGATCTCTGTTTTTAGTACCAAAGCCCGTGAAGTTGGTGTTGAGAATGATAAAGTGAATAACTTCATCATGACAGGTTTATTTATGACTATTACTAACGCCAACTTTGATAAAGTAAAATTTGTTACAGCTGTTCGCGAAGGTCTTAAGCTGCGTGAAGAGATTAAAAATCAGGCTGAAGCAGCAGGTGTTACTTTTGAAAACCTGCATCATTCGGCAACATGGTTTGCTGATAAAGAGAATGATTTTGATGCAAAAGCGCGTGTTATTGGAGTATTGTCTACTGAAAATGAAGACGTTCGTTCATTAAGAGAATTGTTATTGTATGGTTTGAAAGGCTTTGCGGCTTACGTTGAGCACGCTTACAATCTAGGTCTTGAAAAAGCTGAAATGTATGCATTTATGCAAAAAGCTTTGCAAGCTACTACTGATGATACATTGACCGCTGATCAATTGGTTGCTTTGGTTATGGAATGTGGAGCTAATGGTGTAACTGCTATGGCAACTCTTGATGAAGCAAACACGACTGCTTATGGCAATCCTGAAATTACTGAAGTGAATATTGGTGTAAGCGACAAGCCAGGTATCCTTATTTCAGGTCATGATTTGAAAGATATGGAAGAATTGTTGAAGCAAACTGAAGGAACTGGTGTTGATGTTTACACTCACTCTGAGATGTTGCCTGCCAATTACTACCCAGCATTCAAAAAATATGAGCACTTTGTAGGTAACTACGGAAATGCATGGTGGAAGCAGAATGAAGAGTTCGAAACATTTAACGGACCTATTTTGTTTACAACCAACTGTATTGTTCCTCCAACTACAAAATCTACTTACCAAGATAAAGTATATACTACAGGAGCTTCTGGTTTCCCAGGATTCAAGCACATTACTGCTGGCGAAAATGGAAAGAAAGATTTCTCTGAAATTATTGAAGTAGCCAAGAATTGTGCTGCTCCAACTGAAATTGAGAACGGAACTATCGTAGGGGGTTTTGCTCACAATCAAGTAATGCAATTGGCTGATAAGGTTGTTGATGCTGTGAAAACCGGAGCTATTCGTAAGTTCTTTGTAATGGCTGGTTGTGATGGTCGTATGAAAGGTCGTGATTACTATACTGAATTTGCTGCTGCTTTACCAAAGGATACAGTAATTCTAACAGCTGGTTGTGCTAAGTATCGTTACAACAAATTAGAGTTGGGTGATATCGGAGGAATACCAAGAGTATTAGATGCAGGTCAGTGTAACGATTCATATTCGTTAGCAGTTATTGCATTGAAATTGAAAGAAGTGTTTGAACTTAACGATATCAATGATCTACCAATTGCTTACAATATTGCATGGTATGAGCAAAAAGCAGTTATCGTATTGTTAGCGCTTTTATCTTTGGGTGTTAAAAATATTCATTTAGGACCAACATTGCCGGCTTTCCTTTCTCCAAATGTTGCTAAAGTGTTGATTGATACTTTCGGAATTGCAGGAATTGGGTCTGTTGACGAAGACATGAAAATGTTTTTAAATTAA
- a CDS encoding PepSY domain-containing protein, protein MKFLKKYHKWPSLALTFFILLFAISGIVMNHRGIFSSIDVDRKYLGSEYQYTSWNKAAVKSAVTIQGDTALIYGNIGIWKTIDNFKTFQDFNSGFTSGVDNRKIEKVIKTSWGALYAGTLFGLFYYNPKSENWENIDLPVSEERVVDLVEIKNQLFVLTRSHLLKKTEIGFEIVNLLPDQNYDNKISLFKTLWEIHSGEAFGIIGQLFVDFIGLVFIFLCVSGLIYFIYPDWIKKRKKKGQDVQSKLVFLKFNLKWHNYFGYWLIVFLILTTLTGMFLRPPLLIGIVSNRVPKISFTHLDNSNPWFDQLRRIMYDEELNRILLATNESVYYSDDDFISAPKVFAMQPPISVMGVNVFEQVNDGSYLVGSFSGLFYWIPEKGLVFDYITKKPYVPVKTMGPPISAHPIAGYLKDSEGKEILFDYNFGSGNLSDQSGFTSMPENIQQSPMSLWNLCLETHTGRIYQYIFGRFYILFIPLAGISILWILIIGFVLYRKQKKRRK, encoded by the coding sequence ATGAAATTCTTAAAGAAGTACCATAAATGGCCTTCTTTGGCATTGACTTTCTTTATTTTATTATTCGCAATTTCTGGAATTGTGATGAATCACCGTGGAATATTTTCGTCTATTGATGTAGATCGGAAATATTTGGGTAGTGAGTATCAATATACAAGTTGGAATAAAGCCGCAGTTAAATCGGCAGTAACAATTCAGGGAGATACAGCATTAATTTACGGCAATATCGGAATCTGGAAAACTATCGATAATTTCAAAACATTTCAGGACTTTAATTCCGGTTTTACATCTGGCGTCGACAATAGGAAAATTGAAAAAGTGATTAAAACCAGTTGGGGAGCGCTTTATGCCGGAACATTGTTTGGACTTTTCTATTACAATCCGAAAAGTGAAAATTGGGAAAACATTGACTTGCCTGTTTCTGAGGAGAGAGTTGTTGATTTGGTTGAAATTAAGAATCAACTATTTGTTTTGACACGTTCTCACTTGTTGAAAAAAACAGAGATTGGTTTTGAGATCGTAAATTTGCTTCCAGATCAGAATTACGACAATAAGATCAGTTTGTTTAAAACATTGTGGGAAATTCATAGTGGTGAGGCTTTTGGCATAATTGGGCAGTTGTTTGTCGATTTTATAGGCCTGGTGTTTATATTTCTTTGTGTAAGTGGTTTAATTTATTTTATATATCCTGATTGGATTAAAAAACGGAAAAAGAAAGGACAGGATGTTCAAAGTAAGCTTGTTTTCTTGAAGTTTAACCTGAAATGGCACAATTATTTCGGGTATTGGCTAATCGTTTTCCTTATTCTAACAACTCTAACGGGAATGTTTTTGCGTCCGCCTTTGTTAATTGGAATAGTATCGAATCGAGTTCCTAAAATTTCATTTACGCATTTAGATAACTCCAATCCATGGTTTGATCAGCTGCGCAGAATAATGTATGATGAAGAATTGAACAGAATTCTATTGGCAACCAATGAGAGTGTATATTATTCTGATGATGATTTTATTTCTGCGCCGAAAGTTTTTGCAATGCAACCGCCAATATCTGTGATGGGAGTGAATGTTTTCGAACAGGTGAATGATGGGAGTTATCTGGTTGGATCGTTTAGTGGATTATTTTATTGGATTCCTGAAAAAGGATTAGTTTTCGATTATATTACTAAAAAACCATATGTTCCTGTGAAAACGATGGGGCCGCCAATTTCTGCCCATCCAATTGCTGGATATTTGAAAGATTCAGAGGGAAAAGAAATTTTGTTTGATTACAATTTTGGCTCAGGAAATTTAAGTGATCAATCCGGTTTTACATCAATGCCTGAAAATATTCAGCAATCGCCCATGTCACTTTGGAATTTGTGTTTGGAAACTCATACCGGTAGAATTTACCAATATATTTTTGGCAGGTTCTATATTCTTTTTATTCCATTGGCAGGAATCAGTATTTTGTGGATTTTGATAATAGGATTTGTTTTGTATCGGAAGCAAAAGAAAAGAAGAAAATAA
- a CDS encoding nucleoid-associated protein, giving the protein MFNFEDINLDRIVVHNVGNKHHDEDLKLSKSEIQLEDDDVKDILLKYFLTAFNKEEFYNFQHDTDLNMNEVFCYASEYFEENVSFYDQSTNIAVHLYEKSNHPNIKSGEFYLVGFSNCVVDGEVCDALGIFKSENKDTFLKVYQKQDNFELGCENGINIKKLDKGCLIFNSEKEKGFKVCIVDKTNSNKEALYWKEDFLNLKLREDNFYHTQNYLDMCKGFIGDVYNDENEVAKADQIDLMNKSINFFKDKKLFNEELFKKEVIEQPEVATAFDEYKTYYQNEQGTVVTPEFTINNDAVKGEQKHFKHILKLDKNFHVYIHGQRKFIEKGYDAARDLSYYKLFFRDEN; this is encoded by the coding sequence ATGTTCAACTTTGAAGATATAAATCTGGACCGTATTGTGGTTCACAATGTAGGAAATAAACATCACGATGAAGATTTGAAACTTTCTAAATCGGAAATTCAATTGGAAGATGATGATGTTAAGGATATCCTGCTAAAGTATTTTTTAACAGCCTTTAATAAGGAGGAATTCTATAATTTCCAGCATGATACCGATTTGAATATGAATGAAGTGTTTTGTTATGCTTCGGAGTATTTCGAGGAGAATGTTTCCTTTTACGATCAGTCAACCAATATTGCAGTTCATTTGTATGAAAAATCGAACCATCCGAATATAAAGAGTGGCGAATTTTATTTGGTGGGCTTCTCGAATTGCGTGGTTGATGGAGAAGTTTGCGATGCGTTGGGTATTTTTAAATCAGAAAATAAAGACACTTTTTTAAAGGTGTACCAAAAGCAGGATAATTTTGAGTTGGGATGTGAAAACGGAATCAATATCAAGAAATTGGACAAAGGCTGCTTAATTTTCAACTCCGAAAAGGAAAAAGGATTCAAAGTTTGTATTGTTGATAAAACCAATTCGAACAAAGAGGCTTTGTACTGGAAAGAGGACTTTTTGAATTTGAAACTTCGCGAAGATAATTTCTATCATACCCAAAATTATTTGGATATGTGTAAAGGTTTTATTGGTGATGTGTACAATGACGAGAATGAAGTGGCTAAGGCAGATCAGATCGATTTAATGAACAAGTCAATCAATTTTTTTAAGGATAAAAAGCTGTTCAACGAAGAATTGTTTAAAAAGGAAGTGATTGAACAGCCTGAGGTGGCTACTGCTTTTGATGAATACAAAACCTATTATCAGAACGAACAGGGAACTGTTGTTACTCCTGAATTTACGATTAATAATGATGCTGTAAAGGGAGAGCAAAAGCACTTTAAACACATATTAAAGCTGGATAAAAACTTTCATGTTTACATTCACGGACAACGAAAATTCATTGAAAAAGGATACGATGCAGCTCGCGATTTAAGCTATTACAAACTGTTTTTCAGGGACGAGAATTAG
- a CDS encoding transglutaminase domain-containing protein, whose translation MAIPFRYQFLLILFFTLLHFESFSQTKVDEIISKYPANFSSYEELADKIKTDFNTDEDKVRAAFAWIAMNVEYKTKGVNKTQKIRFLYTSDEDLQTQKNQFRRDMALKTIKSRKALCEGYATLFQEVCRLLNIECVIIPGTAKRFVSEIGNNNLPSNHAWNAVKINGKWKLADITWAAGSVDYAKMEFLKEYTPAYFDNDPKEFAMKHYPDNQEWLLLNKEFTREEFALQPAIFNEFIGKDYQIISPEKGSISIKKGNEIAFSIANIPSDIPIAYHFKSEKFGQLVKPILKKNIVNFSVPTNKKGDDELIIYFENQPVLGYKVSIK comes from the coding sequence ATGGCGATTCCTTTTAGATATCAATTCCTACTTATACTATTTTTCACCTTGCTTCATTTTGAAAGCTTCTCTCAAACCAAAGTCGATGAAATCATTTCGAAATACCCGGCAAATTTTAGCTCTTATGAGGAATTAGCTGATAAAATAAAAACTGATTTCAATACGGATGAAGATAAAGTCAGAGCTGCCTTTGCATGGATTGCCATGAATGTTGAATACAAAACAAAAGGAGTAAACAAGACTCAGAAAATCCGCTTTTTGTATACTTCGGACGAAGATTTGCAGACACAAAAAAATCAGTTCAGAAGAGATATGGCCTTGAAAACAATAAAGAGCCGAAAAGCTTTGTGCGAAGGATACGCAACGCTTTTTCAGGAAGTATGCAGATTACTAAACATTGAATGTGTTATAATTCCCGGCACGGCAAAACGATTTGTTTCGGAGATAGGAAACAACAATCTGCCTTCGAACCATGCCTGGAATGCTGTAAAAATTAATGGAAAATGGAAGCTTGCAGATATTACCTGGGCGGCAGGTTCTGTTGACTACGCCAAAATGGAGTTCCTTAAAGAATATACACCTGCTTATTTCGATAACGATCCAAAGGAATTTGCCATGAAACATTACCCTGACAATCAGGAATGGTTACTGCTGAATAAAGAATTTACCCGGGAAGAATTTGCCCTTCAGCCCGCCATTTTTAATGAATTCATCGGCAAAGACTACCAAATTATCAGTCCGGAAAAAGGATCAATCTCAATCAAAAAAGGAAATGAGATTGCCTTTTCAATTGCAAATATTCCAAGTGACATTCCGATTGCTTATCACTTTAAAAGTGAAAAATTTGGCCAGCTCGTAAAACCTATTCTAAAAAAGAACATCGTTAACTTTTCTGTACCAACAAACAAGAAAGGCGATGATGAGTTGATCATTTATTTTGAAAACCAGCCGGTACTGGGATATAAAGTGAGTATAAAGTGA
- a CDS encoding S8 family serine peptidase — protein MKKVVVFLVAGLFFSACTNQFVEEDLDLQSQESASKVKTQKLSVSESPTYKATGYLILTDNFSSQMETEIGKANGKINRKLSEIGMYVVESSEVGFITKAKKIKGVSDVLPDLQLQWLQPETTSEAQFVPMHIGSNETYYGYQWGMEAIDAPGAWDQGFTGNGVKVFILDSGIDAEHPDLAPNLNTSLSTSFVPGEGYNIDPGFYFNHGTHVAGIIAAANGPALTNGGDFGVIGVAPKAEIVAVKVLSEYTGSGSFSGINAGVVYAANNGADVINMSLGTDLPRNGFFAELPNGSVVKVGANEVAAYISASQKAITYAYQMGSLVIVAAGNDDSDANHTGNLVFIPASLNHLMAISATAPYGYAYDTTTDLDVPASYTNYGQSLIDLAAPGGDFDHPGDFWYYDMVFSTISSGWGFSAGTSMASPHAAGVAALAFEKLGTDATPAQVMSVLRQSADDLGQPGKDAYFGNGRVNAAKAVQ, from the coding sequence ATGAAGAAAGTTGTCGTTTTTTTAGTGGCAGGACTATTTTTTAGTGCCTGCACAAACCAGTTTGTTGAAGAGGATTTAGACCTTCAGAGTCAAGAATCAGCAAGTAAAGTTAAAACTCAAAAATTGTCAGTAAGTGAAAGTCCAACCTACAAGGCCACCGGATATCTTATTCTGACTGATAATTTTTCATCCCAGATGGAGACTGAAATTGGTAAGGCCAATGGAAAGATTAACCGTAAACTTTCAGAAATAGGAATGTATGTGGTAGAATCCAGTGAAGTTGGTTTTATTACAAAAGCAAAAAAGATAAAAGGAGTTTCCGATGTATTACCTGATCTTCAATTGCAATGGTTGCAGCCTGAAACTACCAGCGAGGCACAGTTTGTTCCTATGCACATTGGTTCTAACGAGACCTACTACGGTTATCAGTGGGGAATGGAAGCTATTGATGCTCCTGGTGCCTGGGATCAGGGATTTACAGGTAATGGAGTTAAAGTTTTTATTCTTGATAGTGGAATAGATGCTGAACATCCTGATTTAGCACCAAATTTGAATACAAGTTTATCAACTTCTTTTGTGCCGGGTGAAGGTTATAATATTGATCCGGGATTTTATTTTAATCATGGAACTCATGTTGCAGGTATTATAGCTGCGGCTAATGGTCCTGCTTTAACCAATGGGGGAGATTTTGGAGTCATTGGAGTTGCACCAAAAGCAGAAATTGTTGCTGTTAAAGTTCTTTCGGAATATACCGGCAGCGGTTCATTCTCAGGAATTAATGCAGGAGTTGTATATGCTGCAAATAACGGTGCAGATGTTATAAATATGAGTTTGGGTACTGATTTGCCAAGAAATGGCTTCTTTGCAGAGTTGCCTAATGGTTCTGTTGTAAAGGTTGGTGCCAATGAAGTTGCAGCCTACATCAGTGCTTCTCAAAAGGCAATTACTTATGCTTACCAAATGGGTTCGCTGGTGATTGTTGCTGCCGGTAATGATGATTCTGATGCGAACCACACCGGTAATTTGGTATTTATTCCTGCCAGTCTCAATCATTTAATGGCAATATCGGCTACTGCTCCTTATGGTTATGCTTACGATACAACAACCGATTTGGATGTTCCTGCCAGTTATACCAATTACGGACAGTCTCTGATTGATCTTGCTGCTCCGGGAGGAGATTTTGATCATCCTGGAGATTTCTGGTATTACGATATGGTTTTTAGCACCATTAGCAGTGGTTGGGGATTTTCAGCCGGAACAAGTATGGCTTCTCCTCATGCCGCAGGAGTAGCTGCTTTGGCATTCGAAAAACTGGGTACTGATGCTACGCCGGCACAGGTAATGTCTGTGCTGAGACAGAGTGCTGATGATCTTGGCCAGCCGGGTAAAGATGCTTACTTCGGAAATGGCAGAGTAAATGCAGCAAAGGCCGTTCAATAA
- a CDS encoding M14-type cytosolic carboxypeptidase has protein sequence MNHKKNDTHMNISSNFDGGKIEVIDAANPQNIQLSIPNDTNSEFFQWFHFRLMGAMEESVKMRITNAGKASYPEGYEGYQTVASYDRENWFRVPSNYDGKELIIEHMPLYNSVYYAYFAPYTYDQHLNLVHQAQMSPECELVSIGKTVEGKDIDMLIVGEADEAKKSIWVIARQHPGEPMAEWFMQGLLDRLLDQDDPISRSLLNKAVFYLVPNMNIDGSIAGNLRVNTKGYNYNREWAEPSIENSPEVFHVRNLMDEYGCDLNLDIHGDETLPYNFISGIEGIPSFDERLKNLTEKFIGSWIATCPDFQDTHSYPKNEPGTGNLAICSKHIGERYKCLSLTIEMPFKDNNDLPDPEYGWSPERSILLGESVLQPIYQVVNHLR, from the coding sequence ATGAATCACAAAAAAAACGACACACACATGAATATTTCATCGAATTTTGATGGCGGTAAAATTGAAGTTATTGATGCCGCCAATCCTCAAAACATACAGCTAAGCATCCCCAACGACACGAATTCTGAATTTTTTCAATGGTTCCATTTCAGATTGATGGGCGCCATGGAAGAATCTGTTAAAATGCGGATTACAAATGCCGGTAAAGCATCTTATCCGGAAGGATATGAAGGCTACCAAACTGTGGCATCCTACGATCGTGAGAATTGGTTTCGGGTTCCATCGAATTACGATGGCAAAGAGTTGATTATTGAGCATATGCCACTTTATAACTCGGTTTATTACGCTTACTTTGCTCCTTACACCTACGATCAGCATTTAAATTTAGTTCATCAGGCACAAATGTCGCCGGAATGCGAATTGGTTTCAATTGGAAAAACAGTAGAAGGCAAAGACATCGATATGCTGATTGTTGGTGAAGCGGACGAAGCGAAAAAAAGCATTTGGGTAATTGCCCGTCAGCATCCCGGTGAGCCAATGGCCGAATGGTTCATGCAAGGCTTATTAGACCGACTGCTGGATCAGGATGATCCAATTTCGAGAAGCCTACTAAACAAAGCTGTTTTTTATTTGGTGCCTAACATGAATATTGATGGAAGTATTGCCGGTAATTTGCGTGTAAATACAAAAGGATACAATTACAACCGTGAATGGGCAGAACCTTCGATTGAAAACAGTCCTGAGGTTTTCCATGTTCGTAATTTAATGGACGAATATGGTTGTGATTTAAATTTGGATATCCACGGAGATGAAACCTTACCTTATAATTTTATTTCGGGCATAGAAGGCATCCCTTCCTTTGACGAAAGATTGAAAAATTTAACCGAAAAATTCATTGGTTCATGGATTGCCACCTGCCCTGATTTTCAGGACACTCACAGCTATCCGAAAAACGAACCTGGGACTGGAAATTTAGCAATTTGCTCGAAACACATTGGAGAAAGATATAAATGTTTATCTTTGACTATTGAAATGCCATTCAAGGACAATAATGATTTACCAGACCCTGAATATGGTTGGTCTCCCGAAAGGAGTATTTTATTGGGAGAATCTGTTCTTCAGCCAATCTATCAAGTGGTGAATCACCTAAGATAA
- the mltG gene encoding endolytic transglycosylase MltG produces the protein MINLFRLKDNRSKKWKFIVLAVILVLVVTGSVLFKYYQDIFSSNINLGEEETSFLYIPTNSNQADVLQIINKKGCLKSSSTLQWVMEKKNFAAHIHPGRYEIKNGMSNNELINLLRSGAQTPLNLTFNNTRTLEDFAGKIADQIEADSISILSLLKDESKIKKYGFAPHTIIGMFIPNTYQVYWNMNAEKFVDKMHKEYAKYWNSERLKKAESIGLSPIEVSILASIVDEETINNDEKGRVAGVYMNRLNRKIKLDADPTLKFALGDFTIRRVLNKHKTIDSPYNTYKYRGLPPGPIRQPSVSGIEAVLNYEKHKYYYFCASPEFNGYHVFAKSLREHNQNASRYQRALNQRGIMK, from the coding sequence ATGATCAATTTGTTTCGTCTGAAAGACAATCGTTCTAAAAAGTGGAAGTTTATAGTGCTTGCTGTAATTCTTGTATTAGTTGTAACAGGATCGGTACTTTTCAAATATTATCAGGATATTTTTTCATCAAATATTAATTTAGGCGAAGAAGAAACCAGTTTTCTGTACATTCCTACTAACTCGAATCAGGCCGATGTTTTGCAAATAATAAATAAAAAAGGCTGTCTTAAAAGCAGTTCCACTCTTCAGTGGGTAATGGAGAAGAAGAATTTTGCAGCACACATTCATCCGGGACGTTACGAAATTAAAAATGGCATGAGCAATAATGAATTAATTAATTTATTGCGCTCGGGTGCTCAAACTCCACTTAATCTTACATTTAATAATACCCGCACTTTAGAAGATTTTGCAGGCAAAATAGCGGATCAAATAGAGGCTGACTCCATAAGTATTCTAAGTCTATTAAAAGACGAATCTAAAATTAAAAAGTACGGATTTGCACCTCATACAATTATTGGAATGTTTATTCCGAATACCTATCAGGTATATTGGAATATGAATGCTGAAAAGTTTGTGGATAAAATGCATAAAGAATATGCAAAATATTGGAATTCCGAACGACTGAAAAAAGCAGAGAGCATTGGACTTTCTCCTATTGAGGTGAGTATATTGGCATCAATTGTTGATGAAGAAACCATCAATAATGATGAAAAAGGACGTGTTGCCGGCGTATACATGAATCGTTTAAACCGTAAAATTAAATTGGATGCTGATCCAACTTTAAAGTTTGCATTGGGCGATTTTACGATCCGCCGGGTTTTGAACAAACACAAAACAATTGATTCTCCATACAACACTTACAAATATCGAGGATTACCCCCGGGACCAATTCGTCAGCCATCTGTTTCAGGTATCGAAGCCGTTCTTAACTACGAAAAGCACAAGTACTATTACTTTTGTGCCAGCCCCGAATTTAACGGATATCACGTATTTGCCAAATCGTTGCGTGAACACAATCAAAATGCAAGTCGCTATCAAAGAGCGCTCAATCAAAGAGGCATCATGAAATAA
- a CDS encoding helix-turn-helix domain-containing protein, producing MMGKKIKKSEWDITNCPVRTVLDRFGDKWSILVLLILGEKQKLRFNEINKEVGSDISQKMLTVTLRKLEADGFILRTIYPEIPPKVEYEITDLGKSLVPHVDNLTKWAVSNMPAIKRSRERFKK from the coding sequence ATGATGGGGAAAAAAATTAAAAAAAGTGAATGGGATATTACAAATTGTCCTGTCAGAACAGTTTTAGATCGCTTTGGTGATAAGTGGTCTATTCTTGTATTACTGATTTTAGGCGAAAAGCAGAAGTTACGCTTCAATGAAATCAATAAAGAAGTTGGTTCAGACATATCCCAAAAAATGCTGACTGTTACATTAAGAAAATTAGAGGCTGACGGATTTATTCTTCGAACTATTTATCCGGAAATTCCTCCTAAAGTTGAGTACGAAATTACAGACTTAGGTAAATCTCTTGTTCCCCATGTGGATAATTTAACGAAATGGGCGGTTTCCAATATGCCGGCAATCAAAAGGTCCAGAGAAAGATTTAAAAAATAA
- a CDS encoding SDR family oxidoreductase, translating to MEKILVTGATGHLGNIVVENLLKKVSAGQISILVRDEAKAQALKAKGVTVNIGSYQDIHSLNNAMKGIDKVLLISSSDFNDRIGQHKNVVDAAKQAGVKHILYTGVTLKDIAASPLQPLLQDHFQTEDYIKESGLSFTFLQNSLYAEVIPMFVGEDVLKTGIFFPAGEGKVPFAVRKDLGEAIAIILAGEGHENKTYHLTASKTYLFADIAAELTTLSGRKVNYTSLEDDAFEDMLKQFGLPEEIVLMSVLFAKGIKNNDFNMADGTLESILGREQTDLRMFLKEAFNL from the coding sequence ATGGAAAAAATTTTAGTAACTGGCGCAACAGGACATTTGGGAAATATTGTAGTTGAAAATCTACTTAAAAAAGTTTCCGCCGGTCAAATTTCAATTTTAGTTCGGGATGAAGCCAAAGCACAGGCTTTAAAAGCAAAAGGTGTAACCGTTAATATCGGAAGTTACCAGGATATTCATTCATTAAATAATGCGATGAAGGGTATAGATAAAGTTTTGCTAATCTCATCAAGTGATTTTAATGATAGAATCGGTCAGCATAAAAATGTGGTTGATGCTGCTAAACAAGCAGGAGTGAAACATATCTTATATACAGGTGTTACATTGAAAGATATTGCAGCATCTCCTTTACAGCCATTGCTTCAGGATCATTTTCAAACAGAAGATTACATAAAAGAAAGCGGGCTTTCATTCACTTTTTTGCAAAATAGTTTGTATGCAGAGGTGATTCCAATGTTTGTAGGTGAAGATGTTTTGAAAACAGGTATTTTCTTTCCTGCAGGTGAGGGGAAAGTGCCTTTTGCTGTCAGAAAAGATCTGGGAGAAGCTATTGCAATTATTTTGGCAGGAGAAGGACACGAAAACAAAACCTATCACTTAACGGCATCAAAAACCTATTTATTTGCGGATATTGCTGCTGAACTTACCACATTGTCAGGTAGAAAAGTAAATTACACCAGTCTGGAAGATGATGCATTTGAAGATATGTTAAAGCAATTTGGTTTGCCTGAAGAAATTGTATTGATGTCCGTTTTGTTTGCCAAAGGAATTAAGAATAATGATTTTAATATGGCTGACGGTACTTTAGAGAGTATTTTGGGACGGGAACAAACGGATTTAAGAATGTTCCTTAAAGAAGCTTTCAATTTGTAA